In one window of Petrotoga mexicana DSM 14811 DNA:
- a CDS encoding phosphoribosylanthranilate isomerase, protein MIRIKVCGITNIEDAINISKAGVDALGFILAESPRKVELSKILEISKELPPFVSRVAVVVNPNKEEIEKIERSKVFDYVQFHGSEDANIIKNCKLKTIKAIKIENKSSLEEISKYNDFVDYFLFDTKIGEKIGGTGHTFNWEILKEANIKKPFILAGGLSPENVVEAIKTIKPNAVDLNSKVELYPGKKDIRSIKETIEKVKNLEING, encoded by the coding sequence GTGATCAGGATAAAAGTTTGTGGAATCACAAACATTGAAGACGCCATTAACATATCCAAAGCTGGGGTAGATGCTTTAGGTTTCATTTTAGCCGAAAGCCCGAGAAAAGTTGAATTATCAAAGATTCTTGAAATATCTAAAGAGTTACCTCCCTTTGTAAGCAGAGTAGCTGTAGTAGTCAATCCTAATAAAGAAGAAATAGAAAAAATTGAAAGAAGTAAAGTATTTGATTACGTTCAATTTCACGGATCAGAAGATGCAAATATAATTAAAAATTGCAAGTTAAAAACAATAAAAGCTATTAAAATTGAAAATAAGAGTTCTTTGGAAGAAATATCCAAGTACAATGATTTTGTGGATTACTTCTTATTTGATACAAAAATTGGTGAAAAGATAGGTGGTACAGGACATACTTTCAATTGGGAGATTTTAAAAGAAGCAAATATAAAAAAACCTTTCATCTTAGCCGGTGGTTTGAGCCCAGAAAACGTAGTTGAAGCTATAAAAACAATCAAACCCAATGCTGTTGATCTAAACAGTAAAGTTGAATTGTATCCAGGTAAAAAAGATATTAGATCAATAAAAGAAACTATTGAAAAGGTAAAAAATTTAGAAATAAATGGATAA
- the trpB gene encoding tryptophan synthase subunit beta has product MKKAYFGQYGGKYVPETLIPALEELEEAHEKYSKDPDFIDEYQGLLKDYCGRPTPLYFAERFTEYLNGPKIYLKREDLNHTGAHKINNALGQVLLAKKMNKKRIIAETGAGQHGVATATAAARFGLECVVYMGAEDIERQALNVYKMKMLGAKVVPVYSGSQTLKEAINEAIRDWVTNVENTHYVIGSVVGPHPYPKIVRDFQRVIGDESKNQILEKEGRLPDYIVACVGGGSNAMGIFYPFIEDKDVELIGVEAAGKGLETGQHAASLTAGKIGVLHGSKSYVLQDEDGQIQLAYSISAGLDYPGVGPEHSYLHDEKRAQYVSITDEEALQGFELLTKLEGIIPAFESSHAIAYAMKIAPSLDKDKIMLINLSGRGDKDVDSYRKLGREVIE; this is encoded by the coding sequence ATGAAAAAGGCTTATTTTGGTCAGTATGGAGGTAAATACGTTCCAGAAACGTTAATTCCGGCACTTGAAGAATTGGAGGAAGCTCACGAAAAATATTCAAAAGATCCTGATTTTATAGACGAATACCAAGGTTTGTTGAAAGATTACTGTGGAAGGCCTACCCCTTTATATTTTGCTGAAAGATTTACAGAATACCTTAATGGTCCAAAGATATATCTAAAAAGAGAAGATTTAAATCATACAGGAGCACACAAAATAAATAACGCGTTGGGGCAAGTATTACTTGCAAAAAAAATGAATAAAAAAAGAATAATAGCAGAGACCGGTGCAGGCCAGCATGGTGTAGCAACAGCGACCGCTGCTGCTAGATTTGGTTTGGAATGTGTAGTTTACATGGGGGCAGAAGATATTGAAAGGCAAGCCCTCAACGTATATAAAATGAAGATGTTGGGAGCAAAAGTAGTGCCTGTATACAGTGGTAGTCAAACTTTAAAGGAAGCCATAAATGAAGCTATTAGAGACTGGGTTACAAACGTTGAAAACACGCACTACGTTATAGGCTCTGTTGTAGGGCCACATCCATATCCTAAAATAGTTAGAGATTTTCAAAGGGTTATTGGTGATGAATCTAAAAATCAGATTTTAGAAAAAGAAGGAAGGCTGCCTGATTATATAGTTGCATGTGTTGGCGGAGGCAGTAACGCTATGGGTATATTTTACCCTTTTATAGAAGATAAAGATGTTGAATTGATAGGAGTGGAAGCCGCAGGGAAAGGATTAGAAACTGGGCAACATGCAGCTTCCTTGACTGCGGGGAAAATAGGTGTACTTCACGGGAGTAAATCTTACGTTTTACAAGATGAAGACGGTCAAATTCAACTTGCATATTCTATTTCTGCAGGTTTAGATTATCCGGGTGTAGGACCTGAACATAGTTATCTACACGATGAAAAAAGAGCTCAGTATGTATCCATAACAGATGAAGAAGCGTTGCAAGGTTTCGAACTTTTAACGAAATTGGAGGGAATCATCCCAGCATTTGAAAGTTCGCATGCAATCGCTTACGCTATGAAAATTGCACCCTCACTCGATAAAGATAAGATCATGCTGATAAATCTTTCTGGAAGGGGAGACAAAGATGTGGATTCTTATAGAAAGCTTGGTAGGGAGGTAATAGAATGA
- the trpA gene encoding tryptophan synthase subunit alpha, which produces MSKISEAFKNKKALITYVTAGDPSLEATKEIILELNKDGVDIIEVGIPFSDPLADGPIIQKASQKALKNGITLKKIFEALNEIKEDVTCPLVLMGYYNSILNYGIDNFITDAVNTSISGVIIPDLPFDEEEEFYAKIKENGIDPILLVAPNTSEERLKEISKVCSGFLYCVSIMGVTGDSQAPMEHLKEYSQRVRKYIDIPLAIGFGIDSPTKAKNIIEYFDGIIVGSALIKIIDENSDDKAKLLKEIKSFTKTLKVW; this is translated from the coding sequence ATGAGCAAAATAAGTGAAGCATTCAAAAATAAAAAGGCTTTAATCACCTATGTAACAGCCGGAGATCCAAGTTTAGAGGCTACAAAAGAAATTATATTAGAATTGAACAAAGATGGTGTTGATATTATAGAGGTAGGAATACCTTTTTCTGATCCTTTAGCCGATGGGCCAATAATTCAAAAAGCAAGCCAAAAAGCTTTAAAAAATGGGATTACCCTTAAAAAAATTTTTGAAGCCCTGAATGAAATCAAAGAAGATGTTACTTGCCCACTCGTTTTAATGGGTTATTACAACTCAATTCTCAATTATGGTATCGACAATTTTATAACAGACGCTGTAAATACGAGTATCTCTGGGGTAATAATTCCAGATTTGCCTTTTGACGAAGAAGAAGAATTTTACGCAAAAATAAAAGAAAACGGTATCGATCCTATTTTACTGGTTGCTCCAAATACCTCTGAAGAGCGACTAAAAGAAATATCTAAGGTATGTTCTGGATTTTTGTACTGTGTATCAATTATGGGGGTAACAGGCGATAGCCAAGCACCTATGGAGCATTTGAAAGAGTACTCACAAAGAGTGAGAAAGTATATTGACATTCCTTTAGCCATCGGTTTTGGAATAGATAGCCCAACAAAGGCTAAAAATATTATTGAATATTTCGATGGAATAATTGTAGGTAGTGCCCTAATAAAAATAATCGATGAAAACAGCGATGACAAAGCTAAATTGCTTAAAGAAATAAAAAGCTTTACAAAAACTTTGAAAGTATGGTAA
- a CDS encoding acylphosphatase: MICKRWILYGRVQGVGLRHFLRVHGVRLQLEGYVRNLPDGSVEVVAQGEEEKVLKLKKIILQGNGFSRLEDIQEEDFPIGNYESFHIEY, encoded by the coding sequence ATGATTTGCAAAAGATGGATACTGTATGGAAGAGTTCAAGGTGTTGGTTTAAGACATTTTTTAAGAGTGCATGGAGTAAGGCTTCAACTTGAGGGGTATGTTAGAAACTTACCTGACGGTTCGGTTGAGGTGGTTGCCCAAGGTGAAGAAGAAAAAGTTTTGAAACTAAAAAAAATTATCCTACAAGGAAATGGGTTCAGTAGATTAGAAGATATTCAAGAAGAAGATTTCCCCATAGGGAATTATGAAAGTTTTCATATAGAATATTGA
- a CDS encoding zinc metallopeptidase, giving the protein MFYTTMLLLIPPLILAIWAQARVSSTFNKYSRVKASIGEPGYMFARRLLDSVGLYDVKVERVRGTLSDHYDPTKKVLRLSDSTYNSSSIAALGVVAHEAGHAIQHAKGYKPLILRNLAVPLAGFGSNMAWIIFFIGLIFSTPFLLNAGIFLFLFVVLFSVITLPVEFNASSRALKLLPVMGMSKEEVAGAKKVLSAAALTYVAAALMAIAQLLRMLALAGSRN; this is encoded by the coding sequence ATGTTTTATACTACTATGTTATTGTTAATCCCACCATTGATATTAGCTATCTGGGCTCAAGCAAGAGTTAGTAGCACTTTCAACAAATATTCTCGAGTAAAGGCATCAATTGGAGAGCCAGGCTATATGTTTGCCAGAAGATTACTTGATTCTGTTGGGTTGTATGATGTTAAAGTCGAAAGAGTAAGAGGTACTTTGAGTGATCATTATGACCCTACCAAAAAAGTATTGAGACTTTCTGACTCCACTTATAACAGTTCATCTATAGCTGCTTTGGGTGTGGTAGCTCACGAAGCAGGTCATGCTATACAACATGCTAAGGGTTATAAACCTTTAATTCTTAGGAATCTGGCTGTGCCGTTGGCAGGTTTTGGTTCTAATATGGCGTGGATTATATTCTTTATTGGACTTATTTTTTCTACACCTTTTTTACTTAATGCTGGAATTTTCTTGTTTCTTTTCGTGGTTTTATTTTCAGTTATAACCTTGCCGGTTGAGTTTAATGCCAGTAGTAGGGCTTTGAAACTTTTACCCGTTATGGGAATGTCCAAAGAGGAAGTAGCAGGTGCAAAAAAGGTGTTATCAGCCGCAGCGTTAACCTATGTGGCAGCTGCGTTGATGGCGATTGCTCAACTTTTAAGAATGCTAGCGTTAGCTGGTTCAAGAAATTAA
- the aroF gene encoding 3-deoxy-7-phosphoheptulonate synthase, with amino-acid sequence MVIVMEENATEEEVRNVIQKVEEVGFKAHPDKGENHTIVGVVGEGDREYILNNIETFPGVERVVEITQPFKLASRTFKSKDSIYDIGGIKIGGENFLTIAGPCAVESKKQVLETALFLKEKGVKFLRGGAYKPRTSPYSFQGLKEEGLKILKEVSDETGLKIVTEVMDTREVELVSKYADVLQIGTRNMQNFALLKEVGKLNKPVLLKRGLSATYKEFLMSAEYIISEGNNQVILCERGIRTFTDETRNTLDISAIPVIKRYSHLPIIIDPSHASGDWRYVAPLSKAAVAAGADGLIIEVHPDPKNALSDGKQSLNFEQFSELMDQIKALLEIDSKILA; translated from the coding sequence GTGGTGATCGTAATGGAGGAAAATGCAACAGAAGAAGAAGTTAGAAATGTTATTCAAAAGGTGGAAGAAGTAGGCTTTAAAGCTCATCCTGATAAAGGAGAAAATCACACGATTGTTGGGGTAGTAGGGGAAGGTGACAGGGAATACATTTTAAACAATATCGAAACTTTCCCAGGAGTTGAAAGGGTTGTAGAGATAACTCAACCTTTCAAATTAGCAAGTAGAACATTCAAATCTAAAGACTCAATATACGACATAGGAGGGATAAAAATAGGAGGAGAAAATTTTTTAACGATTGCTGGACCTTGTGCAGTAGAAAGTAAAAAACAGGTTTTAGAAACCGCTCTATTCTTAAAAGAGAAAGGGGTTAAATTCCTAAGAGGGGGAGCTTATAAACCAAGAACCTCTCCATATTCTTTTCAAGGCTTAAAAGAAGAAGGCCTGAAGATTCTAAAAGAAGTAAGTGATGAAACTGGTCTAAAGATAGTTACAGAAGTTATGGACACCAGAGAGGTCGAGTTGGTTTCAAAATATGCCGATGTTTTACAAATAGGAACAAGAAACATGCAAAATTTTGCACTTTTAAAAGAAGTAGGTAAGCTTAACAAGCCAGTTTTACTCAAAAGGGGTTTATCAGCTACATATAAAGAATTTTTAATGTCGGCAGAATATATCATTTCTGAAGGAAACAACCAAGTTATACTGTGTGAAAGAGGAATTAGAACATTTACTGATGAAACCAGAAATACTTTAGACATCAGTGCAATACCTGTAATCAAAAGATACAGTCATTTACCTATTATTATTGATCCCAGCCACGCTAGTGGAGATTGGAGGTACGTCGCTCCTCTATCAAAAGCTGCTGTAGCCGCTGGTGCAGATGGATTAATAATAGAAGTACATCCGGATCCTAAAAACGCTCTCTCTGATGGTAAACAATCTCTAAATTTTGAGCAATTCAGTGAATTAATGGATCAAATAAAAGCCCTATTAGAAATAGACAGTAAAATCTTGGCCTAA
- a CDS encoding prephenate dehydrogenase, whose product MLFDTAIILGTGLIGTSLALAFKETKEVRNIIGYDIEDNSLKEALKLGAIDEPAKISDISKADLIIFATPVESTKSILHDTISLVKENTVVTDVGSTKYKITQLFDTFKNKRVNFIGGHPLAGSEKSGPLNAKADLFKGKKYILIKSANCDQVYFNKFERLITKIGAIPIMIDAETHDEILSATSHLPQIISYYLVKTLMNLKEDNENYLKLVGTGFKDTTRLSKSDPQMWIDIFKQNKENILRAIENFEKELTAFKKNLIEDKYKEIKDDLIKISKFEL is encoded by the coding sequence ATGTTATTTGACACCGCGATAATTCTTGGCACCGGATTGATTGGAACTTCATTAGCTCTAGCCTTTAAAGAAACAAAAGAAGTAAGAAATATCATTGGATACGATATCGAGGATAATTCTTTAAAAGAAGCTTTAAAGTTAGGAGCTATCGATGAACCTGCGAAAATATCAGATATTTCAAAAGCAGATTTAATAATTTTTGCAACGCCTGTAGAAAGTACAAAAAGTATTTTACATGATACAATTAGTCTAGTAAAAGAAAATACAGTTGTAACCGATGTGGGTAGTACGAAATATAAAATTACGCAACTCTTTGATACTTTCAAAAACAAAAGGGTCAATTTCATAGGCGGTCATCCATTGGCAGGATCCGAAAAGTCTGGTCCATTAAACGCCAAGGCGGATTTATTCAAAGGGAAAAAATATATATTGATAAAAAGCGCAAATTGTGATCAAGTATATTTTAATAAGTTTGAAAGGTTGATCACAAAAATCGGAGCCATTCCAATAATGATAGATGCCGAAACTCACGATGAAATTCTCTCAGCAACAAGTCATCTGCCTCAGATAATTTCTTATTATCTAGTAAAAACTCTGATGAATTTAAAAGAAGATAATGAAAATTATCTAAAATTAGTCGGAACTGGTTTTAAAGACACAACAAGGTTATCAAAAAGCGATCCCCAAATGTGGATCGATATATTCAAACAAAACAAAGAGAATATACTGCGTGCCATAGAGAATTTTGAAAAAGAGTTAACTGCCTTCAAGAAGAATTTAATCGAAGATAAATACAAAGAAATAAAAGATGATTTGATCAAAATCAGTAAATTTGAGTTGTAA
- the aroA gene encoding 3-phosphoshikimate 1-carboxyvinyltransferase translates to MKIEVTPTENINTEITLPGDKSISHRALIIGSLAEGETKIHNFLSSEDTLSTLNILNSIGANIKQISEDEVIVEGKGKDNFIEPSNVLNAKNSGTTTRLMMGVLSAQNFYSVITGDDSLRERPMKRVIDPLSKMGGRFFARKNGEFAPITILGTKDISPIVYKTPVASAQVKSAILLAALYAKGETQVIEPAKSRDHTERMLKYFGANITQKDTTVAIQGLTNNLKGREFFVPGDISSASFFIVAALITKNSTLLIKNVGINPTRTGILSVLKMMGADIKIINEKTLTNEPVGDLLVKSSSLEGVEIKGEMIPLIIDEIPILAIAATQAKGKTTIKDAKELRYKETDRIRAITSELKKLGIDVLEKEDGFDIIGDQKIRGNCTCESYNDHRIAMSLAIAGLIADNPIEIDNFECVNISFPEFTEIFEKIRCI, encoded by the coding sequence ATGAAAATTGAAGTAACTCCAACAGAAAATATAAATACAGAGATCACCCTACCAGGTGATAAATCAATATCACACAGGGCACTAATCATTGGTTCCCTCGCTGAAGGTGAAACAAAAATACACAACTTTTTAAGTTCTGAAGACACCTTAAGTACGTTAAATATATTAAATTCAATAGGCGCCAATATCAAACAAATTAGCGAAGATGAGGTAATTGTAGAGGGTAAGGGAAAAGATAATTTCATTGAACCATCCAACGTTCTAAACGCAAAAAACTCTGGTACAACAACGCGCTTAATGATGGGTGTGTTATCGGCTCAAAATTTTTACAGTGTAATTACAGGGGACGACTCTTTGAGGGAAAGGCCTATGAAAAGAGTCATAGATCCACTAAGCAAAATGGGTGGACGTTTTTTTGCGAGGAAAAATGGCGAATTTGCTCCTATCACAATATTGGGGACGAAAGATATATCCCCCATTGTTTATAAAACCCCAGTTGCAAGTGCCCAAGTTAAATCTGCTATTTTGTTGGCAGCTTTGTATGCAAAAGGAGAAACTCAAGTAATAGAACCTGCTAAATCTCGTGATCATACGGAAAGAATGTTAAAATATTTTGGTGCCAATATCACTCAAAAAGATACAACCGTTGCTATCCAAGGTCTTACTAACAATCTAAAAGGTCGGGAGTTCTTTGTGCCGGGTGATATATCGTCTGCATCTTTTTTCATAGTTGCTGCTCTTATAACAAAAAACTCGACATTATTAATAAAAAATGTGGGAATCAACCCTACCAGAACAGGTATATTATCCGTATTGAAAATGATGGGAGCGGATATAAAGATCATCAACGAAAAAACATTAACCAATGAGCCGGTTGGAGACTTACTCGTAAAAAGTAGTTCGTTAGAGGGTGTTGAAATAAAAGGTGAGATGATTCCTTTGATTATCGATGAAATCCCTATATTGGCGATAGCTGCTACCCAAGCCAAAGGAAAAACAACTATAAAAGATGCAAAAGAATTACGTTACAAAGAAACAGATAGAATAAGGGCTATCACCAGCGAATTAAAAAAATTGGGCATAGATGTTTTAGAAAAAGAAGATGGTTTTGATATAATCGGAGACCAAAAAATACGAGGGAACTGTACTTGTGAAAGTTACAACGACCATAGAATAGCCATGTCGCTTGCTATAGCCGGATTGATAGCAGATAATCCTATAGAAATTGATAATTTTGAATGTGTGAATATATCTTTCCCGGAATTTACAGAGATTTTTGAGAAGATAAGGTGTATATGA
- a CDS encoding shikimate dehydrogenase family protein, which yields MMKKFGLLEYPHKESLSKQVFNEYFKKAHIDAVYEDIVIVPDNFDDEINKYIDSYDGLNVTVPFKEKVIKYVEPVEEAKEINAVNCIFNNKGYNTDWKGFYNSLNSSILKEPIVLVGAGGASKSIIYALYKMGIKKLFLVNRTVEKAEKLRKIFLSKIDIKIESFDHLQSIIRSFKTFINSTSIGMFGESFDLEARDLSNLSLIYDIVYNNTPLQKIAKENNIKCIDGRTFWYHQAVENLKIWNIYTPEIFNETFKTFARGE from the coding sequence ATGATGAAAAAATTTGGATTATTAGAATACCCCCACAAAGAAAGCTTATCAAAACAGGTTTTTAATGAATACTTTAAAAAAGCTCATATCGATGCTGTATATGAAGATATAGTCATAGTACCTGATAATTTTGACGATGAAATTAACAAATATATTGATTCTTACGATGGACTCAACGTTACTGTTCCATTCAAAGAAAAAGTGATTAAATACGTCGAACCTGTTGAAGAAGCTAAAGAAATAAATGCGGTTAACTGCATTTTCAATAATAAAGGTTACAACACAGATTGGAAAGGCTTTTATAACTCGTTAAATTCATCAATACTGAAAGAACCGATCGTCTTAGTTGGAGCGGGTGGTGCGAGTAAATCTATCATCTACGCTTTATACAAAATGGGCATAAAAAAGTTGTTTCTTGTAAATCGAACGGTTGAAAAAGCGGAAAAATTAAGAAAGATTTTCTTGTCAAAAATAGATATAAAAATAGAATCTTTTGATCACCTACAAAGCATAATCCGTAGTTTTAAAACCTTCATAAACTCCACTTCTATTGGAATGTTTGGAGAATCATTTGATTTAGAAGCTAGAGACCTTTCCAACCTATCTTTAATTTACGATATTGTTTACAACAATACCCCTCTCCAAAAGATTGCGAAAGAAAACAATATCAAATGTATAGATGGACGCACTTTTTGGTACCATCAGGCGGTAGAAAATTTGAAGATATGGAATATTTATACCCCAGAAATATTCAATGAAACCTTTAAAACTTTTGCTAGAGGTGAATAA